The sequence below is a genomic window from Deltaproteobacteria bacterium RBG_16_64_85.
GCTCATCGGCCGAAAGGTCGCAGCGACCCTGGCGTCCACCGGAACGCCGGCCTTCTTTCTCCACCCGGCGGAAGGGCTCCACGGCGACATCGGGATGGTCCTCAAAGGGGACGTCGTCATCGCGCTCTCGAACTCGGGCGAGACCCAGGAAGTCGTGCGGCTCCTCCCCGTCTTCAAGCGGTTGGGGCTCGAGCTCATCGCCCTGACGGGAAACCCGCAGTCCACCCTCGCCCGTCACGCCGACGCCGTGATCGACGTCGGGGTCCACGAGGAGGCGTGCCCGATGGGCCTGGCCCCGACGGCCTCCACCACGGCGGCACTGGCGATGGGGGACGCGCTCGCGGTCGTGCTGTTCGAGGAGAAAGGGTTTTCCGAGCAGGACTTCGCGATGCTTCACCCTGGCGGCATCTTGGGCCGAAAGCTCCTCATGGTGGAGGAGCTGATGCACACCGGCGAGGAGATCCCCCTGGTCTCCTGCGAAACGCCGCTCAAGGATGCACTGTTCACGATCAGCTCCAAGCGGCTGGGTGTCACGGGGGTCCTCAACGGATCCGGTACCCTGGTCGGGGT
It includes:
- a CDS encoding D-arabinose 5-phosphate isomerase, which encodes MTRNLTGRAARVLSIEAEGLLALREKLDHHFTRAVEMLLRAPGKVIVTGMGKSGLIGRKVAATLASTGTPAFFLHPAEGLHGDIGMVLKGDVVIALSNSGETQEVVRLLPVFKRLGLELIALTGNPQSTLARHADAVIDVGVHEEACPMGLAPTASTTAALAMGDALAVVLFEEKGFSEQDFAMLHPGGILGRKLLMVEELMHTGEEIPLVSCETPLKDALFTISSKRLGVTGVLNGSGTLVGVITDGDVRRAMEKGVDLFGARAEEVMSIRPKRISSSDLAASALRKMEEHSITSLFVFDAVEAELLVGIVHVHDLLKAGVG